The Caldisericum exile AZM16c01 region TTTCAGATTTCAAATACATTTTCAATTACTCCAATTTATAAAAAAGTTTTTTCTAATGTAATTTTAGTTCCTGCATACTTTGGTGAGAGTAGTACTGAATTTAACAAATTAATCACCTATAAATCAACTAATTCAACTATTTTTGCAATAATTAACGTCGATAATGGACCAGGATCGGAAAAATTGGATTTCTATTCATTAACAGTAAGACGTTTATCCTTGTCCTCAAAGAAAGTTGTAGGCTATGTTTACACAAGTTATGGAAAAAGAAATATAAATCTTGTTAAACAAGATATCGATAAATGGTACTCTTTTTACAAAAACATAAAGGGTATCTTCCTTGATGAAACATTGGATACAACTGAAGCATTAGAATATTATAAAACGCTTTACCAATACATAAAGTCAAAATATCGTGGAACTGTTATCATAAATCCCGGAACCAATTTTACACCCTCTTTGATTAATTACTGTGATTATGCAGTTGTATTCGAAGGAAGTCCAGATGAACTTGCCAATTTCACAATTGATAACTCCCTCAATAAGTATATCTCTAAACTCATAGCACTTGTGTATGGAGCAGATCAAAATAAACTCGAAAATATCAAAACCCTTTTAGCAAATATTGGTCTCAAAAATTACTATATAACCTGTGACACATTGCCAAATCCTTGGGATACATTTTCTAACTGCATGCCTCAGGAATAAAAAATGCTAATCAAGAACATAACGATATTAGATTTTGAAAATTTAAGCACTCAGGAAAATCTTGATATTAAAATCGAACAAAATAAAATCGTAAAAGTTGGTGTTATTAATGATTCTGATTCTGAAGTAATTGATGGCTCTTCACTTTATGTTATACCAGGACTTATAAATACACATGCACACACCGCAATGGTATTTTTAAGGGGAAGTGCAGAAGATGTAACATCCTCAGATTGGTTTAATAACCACATATGGATTTACGAAAAAAATATTCAAAAGGGAGACGTTTATCTTGGAACACTTCTTGGTGCTATCGAAATGATCTCATCTGGCATTACAACAGTTTTTGACCATTACTTCAACATGGAAGAGGCACTAAGCGCCTACAAAGATTTGGGAATGCGTGCAGATCTATCCTACACGATGTTTGGTGCAGGCGAAAACGCTCAAGAAAATTTTAAAAATGCAATGAATTTTATTGAAAAATACAACGGTGTAAACGAACTTTTTACAATAAGTCTTGGACCGCACTCTCCGTATGTGTGTCCTAAGGAGTTCCTCGAAGATATTTCAAGGATTAGAATAGATTTAGGTTTAAAAGTTCATTTGCACATCTCTGAAGAGCCATGGCAAGTTGAAAAATCTATCAAAGAATACGGAATGACCCCAATTGAGTTTATTGACTCTATCGGCCTTTTAGACGAAAATACCATCTTAGCACACGCATATTACTCGACAGATTCGGATCTCGACCTTATTAAGAAGAGGAATAGCAATATTGCACATGCGCCAAAAACATATCTAAAATTTGCCTGGGTGAATAACTTTCTTAATAGAGCAATCGAAAAAGATGTAAATGTATCATTTGCAACAGATGGAGCAGCATCAAACTCAAATTACTCGATTTTTGAAGTTTCGAGACTTTCTGCATTCCTTGGAAAAGTTGCAAGTGGAAATCCTACATCTACAAAAATTGGCGATGTTTTAAGACTTTTTGCAAAAGGCGAAAAGTTTTTAAAGAAACCGATTTCAAAAATAAAAGTAGGATATCTTGCAGACCTTGTATTTTTGGATAAGTATTCCCCAAGGCTAAATCCTACAATAAATATATTTGCAAATATTCTGTATTCTATAAGCGAAGCGGATATACGAATGGTTATGATTAACGGAAAAATTGTGTACAAGGACGGAGAAATCTTTGGCTATAAAAAGGAAAGAATAATTGAAAGCATAAACAAAGTCGGGAAAAGGCTTGTAAGAAAAAATACCGATAAACCAATGCAAATGTTTGGCTAAATTATTACACCTCACAAATAAAGTATTTAAGCGGATAAAAAATACGCTTTTATTTCGTTTTAGACGAACAAAATTTTGTTAAATGGGTAAAAATTCATTTAATGTAAAAATACCCCTTAAAAATCGCCTTAAAATGCACGATTATAATCAAGTATTTGTGAGGGTTTTTACGGTAAAATGCCATTTTCTTAAAGTTAGTTAAATAAACGCTAAAAAATTACAAATTAGATTTTGCCGCAGTTAAAACAATTCCAAAAACTAATTTTTTCTTTAATTGAAACGAGTGTATAATTAAACATCAAAATTACTAAGGAGGCATTTATGAAGCTATTTGTCTTTGAAAAAGATTCCTTTTTGAACGTAGGTATTGAGGATGACGGACATAAAGTTGATGTAAACAAACTCTCTGAGGCAATGGAGCATATTGGCGAAAGAGAAGCACCTTATATTGATTCTGTTTCATCTGCAATCGAAAATTTTGAGGACATAAAAAAGATGATTGCCTGGGGAAAAAAGACGTTTAAGGAACAGTTTTATGAACTCTTTAAAGTAAATGTAAAAAAATACTATCCACCAATAGACAAATCCTCAATGGTTATCTGTCTTGGCAAAAATTATTTAGAACATGCAAAGGAAACAGGAGGAGATATTCCAGAAGAGCCTATTCTTTTTGGAAAATTTGCAACACTTTCAATTACCGATTCTGACATCATTATGTACCCAAAATGGGCAACCCGTATTGACCCAGAGCCAGAATTAGCACTAGTAATAGGAAAGGAGTGTAAAGACATACACAAGAAAGACGCTTTTGATTGCGTATTTGGTTATACAATTGTAAATGATATAACCGAAAGAGATATAGAATTCAAGGATATGAAAAAAGGTTTGCCGTGGTTCCGATCAAAGAATTTCGACACATCATTATCGATTGGTCCATATATCGTAACAAAGGATGAGATTAAAGACCCGCACAACCTTGAAATTGAACTCTATATAAATGGCATTTTGAAGCAAAAGGGAAACACGAAGGATATGATTTTTAAAATTGATGAAACAATTGCATACATCTCAAAATACTTTACCTTAAATCCGGGAGATGTTATTTCAACAGGCACAATACCGGGTATTTTACCATTACAAAAGGAAGACGAAGTAATTGTAAAAATCGAAAAAATTGGAGAGTTGAAAAATAAGGTTTCGAGATAGATAATAAAAATTGGTGGAGCAGAGGGGACTTGAACCCCCGGCCTCATCCGTGCGAGGGATGCGTTCTACCACTGAACTACTGCCCCACAGTATGAATTATACCAAAATTTTCAAATTTTTTGGATTTTTTATATCTTGCATTTGAATAAAATTAATCTATAATGTATAAAAAGGAAAGGCAAGATGAGTGCATTATTTGGGAAGAAAGACTTTAGAAGAGAATTGTTGAACTTAATTAAAAAAGGGGACATAAAAGGAGCCTGTGATTACGCTATTAAAAATGCTTTAAACTACGAGGAATTAGGTAATTTCGATGAAGCAATCCTTGTTCTAAAAACCCTTGTTGAACTTTTAGAAGAAAATAGGATAGATAAAAAAGATTGCTTTGAACTTGCACTCGAAAAAATGACTTCTCTTTATATTGAAATCGATGAGGTTGATAAAATAATTGAAAATTCCATAAAACTTGCAAAACTGAAAATTGAACTTGGCAAAACAACTGATGCAGTGCAACTCCTTAAAATAATTGACCTAAGATACAAACTCAATACAAGTCAATTAAAGGAAATTGCAAATATATATATTTCAATAGGACACTATCCTAATGCACTTAGATTAATTGACAGGGTGCTTCAGAAGGAAAAAGATAAAGAACTCATTAAACTTGCAGGAGACATTTTATTCAATACTTCAGATTTCGAAAAGGCATTAGAATATTTTAAGGCTCTATCTGTCGTAGATCCAGAAAACACATATGCAAAGAAGAAAATTGATGAAATAGAGCACGTACTAAAAGTTTTAAGTAAAAGTAACAAGAACATTGAATCACTTACCTTACCGAAAGAGGAATTAAAGAAAGAAGAGCCTTTAATTGAGGAAAAGCCTGAAGTAATGCCTACGAAAGAAACTTTAGAAAAAGTGGCTCCTTCTGAGGAACAAGCAAAAAAAGAAACAAGAGAAGAAAAAACAACACCTAATGAAACGGAAATTTTAGAAAACAGAATCAAAGAGAAAATAAGAGAAGAATCAACAATAGAGAAAATGGAAGTTGTTGAAGAAAACAAAGTTAAAACAACAAATATTGAAAGTGTAAGTCCCAAAACTATCGAAGAAAAAACAACAAAAACCTCAAAACCCCAAAGAATAAGTCTGGAAGATTTACCTGAATATATTAACGCACTTACGAATATTGAAAAGGGAGATGTTAAGGAAGGCGTTAAACTCCTTGAAACACTTGCACTTGATTTTGAAGGAAAAGATATCGACACAGCAATTGAGATTTACGAAAAAATACTTCTCATTGATCCTGCAAATGTATCTATTGCAAGGAGAATTTCAAAAATACTCCTTGAACAAGGACGAACAAAAGAGGCAATATTTTACTTAAGAAGTGCCTCGAACAGTGCTGATCCAAAGACTCGCTTAGAGGCGCTCTTATCCCTCAAAGAACTCATAAAAGACGACAAAAATATATTAATGCGTATATTTGACACATACATCGAACTTGGACAAATTGAGGATGCGATAGATATAATAAAACAATTTCCCGAGGAAGACCTTACACCTGTTTTGGAGAAACTATTTAACTTTGTTAAAGATAGTATAAATTTACTTTATAAAGTATCCAAATTAATGAATTCAAAGAAGATCGATGAATCGCTCAAATTTAAATACTTCTACAGGACTTATGAATTACTTAGTCAATCAAACGATAAGGTTGAAAGTATCAAGTGGCTTATAAAAGCACACTCAGTCCGTAAACTTGCTCTTGAGGATTACCTTAAGGGAGCAGAGATTCTAAAATATCTAAAACTTCCGGAAGAAGCAGAGGTTATTGCACGATCTATTTATGAATATATTGAACTTCAAAACGATCCTAAAAAGGCATATGAATTGTCAGAGGTAGTTATCAATCTTAATGTAAACAAGCCTTTGTATTACGCAAAGCATCTTGATCTTGCAAAACGAACGGGGGAAAATGATATTGTGCTTGCAATGGTTGATAAACTAATTTCACACAATGCAGTGCAGTATGCGGAACTTGTCTATGATAGCTTGAAAGACTTATTCAAAGACCTCGATACACAAAATCTTGTAAGACTTGCAAATTACTTTGAAGTTGCAGGTTTCTCTAATGCCGCATACGAAGTAAATCTTGAAATTCTCAAAAAAGACCCTTTAAATTCAAACGCCCTTGCAAAGACATTCATCTATGCAGTTGAAAAAGGAGACGAAAAAGAAGTCCTATCATTCCTTGATAAGTTTCCTCCAAGTTCATCTTATGCAAGCATAATTGAACCTGTCATTGAAAAATACAGCAACTTAAAAAGCAAAAATCCATTTGACCCAACTTACCACTTTATTATTGGCTTCTTATACTTCTTTATCGAGCGATACGAAGAGGCAGTCGCATATTTCCAGTTTGTAATTCGATCGAATAGAAGTAAACCTCTAATGAGACTAATGCTTAGCATATGTTTTGAAAAAATGCTTCTATATGATTTTGCCTTAAAGCAACTTGAATTGGGTATAACTGAGGATGGAACTCCCGAAGTTAAAAAGGAGTTGCTCTATCGATATGCAGTTATGAAGAAGAATATTGGTGATGTTATATCTTCAAGAAAAGCACTCACAGAACTTCTGAAAATGGGTGACTATAAAGATGCGAAAGTATTGTTAGAGACATTACCTCAAGAAGGGAAAATTATAGACATAAGAGGTGAAGAAAAATGATATCACCAGGAACGGAAAAAATAGGCGAAATACTTGTAAAAAAGGGCCTCATAAGTCGTGAGACACTCGATAAATATCTTTCAGTTCAAAAGGTTACAAAAGAACCACTCCTTAAAATATTAATGGATAATGGTGTAATTGATGAGGTGCAACAATCTCAACTTCTTGCAGAACAATGGGGATTTGATTTTGTTGACCTTGCAAAATACCCAATTGAAAAAGAAATTCTAAGATACACAGATCCTGAAAAGGCAAAAATCTTTGGCTTTTTTGTGTTTAAGAAAGAAGGGCCTATCTACCATGTTGCAATCTCAGACCCCACCAATATCGACACAGTTGACTATGTAAGAGCAGTATATGGAATGAATGTGAAATTTTATGTAACACCAAAGAGTGCAATAATCCAAACAATCGAGAAATACTATGAACTCGAAAACGTAGTTAAAAAGGCGGAAGAGGAATTCACAGATGTTGAGGTAGTAGAAACAGTTGAAGAAAATGATCTTTCAAGATTAAGAATGCTTGGTGAAGATGCACCAGTTGTTAGGCTTGTTAACAGTATTATTTCGCAAGCAATTGTAGAAGGCGCATCTGATATTCATGTGGAACCAATGGAAGACTCGCTAAGAGTGCGCTATAGGATTGATGGTATCTTACATGAAAAGCAAAGATTACCAAAGAGAATCCAACCAGGAGTTATTGCAAGGCTAAAGATTATATCAAACATGGACATTGCAGAACGTAGACTTCCACAAGATGGACGTATTTCTTTAAAGTTTGAAGGGCGACCTGTCGATTTTCGTGTCTCATCGCTTCCTTCAATTTATGGTGAAAAAATCGTATTACGTATCCTTGATAAAACCTCATCAATTAAACCTTTGGAACAACTTGGATTTTCAGAAGAAAACCTTAAAAAATTTGAAAAAATTATCACTCAGCCTTACGGAATGATTCTTATCTCAGGTCCAACGGGATCTGGTAAAACAACTACACTTTACTCAATTTTAAATAGATTGAACGCACCAACAAAAAATATAATAACTGTTGAGGACCCTGTAGAATACCAATTAAAAGGGATAAACCAGGTTCAGGTAAACGAAAAAGCAGGACTAACTTTTGCAAATGCACTCCGTTCAATTTTACGTCAAGACCCAAACATAATACTTATTGGGGAAATTCGAGATAGAGAAACAGCACAGATTGCAATTGAGGCAGCGTTAACAGGACATTTGGTTTTATCAACAATCCATACTAATGATTCCGCATCAATTCCTACACGTCTCATTGATATGGGAATTGAGCCATTTTTAGTTGCATCATCTTTAATTGGCGCAACTGCGCAACGTCTTATAAGAAAAATTTGCCCCAAATGTAAAGAACCCCACACACCGTCAAAAGACGTCCTTGAACACCTTGGTTTTGAAGTTCATGAAGGAGTAAATTTTTACAAAGGGGCAGGTTGTGATTTTTGCAGTAACACTGGATACAAAGGGCGTGTTGCAATTTCAGAAATTTTACCTATTACACCCGAAATCCAACGACTCATTTTAAAACAAGCATCCTCAAAAGAAATCTTATCGGAAGCAAAAAGAATGGGTATGAAGACACTTCTCGACGATGCCTTAATGAAGGCAGCAGAAGGTATCACAACCCTTGAAGAAGTCATAAGAGTAGTCTCAACATTGGAGGTTGCAGAATGATGAATATTAATGAAATTCTAACACTTGCAGCTGACCATAAAGCATCTGATATACATTTAACGGTTGGACTTCCACCCGTTTTAAGGATAAACAAGGAACTTGTTTATCTTGAAGCAGACCCCCTTACACCTGAAGATATTGCAGAAATGATGTATTCGATAATGACAGATAAACAAAAGGAACTCTTTAGGGAAAAACTTGAATACGATTTTTCTTACGGCCTTAAAGGTCTTGCGCGTTTCAGAGTTAACGTATTCATGCAAAGAGGATCAGTTGCGGCAGCATTTAGAAGAATTCCTTTTGAAATTCCGCCACTTGACTCACTTGGTGTCCCAAAGATTGCCCATAAAATAATTGAAGAAGAGCGAGGTTTCGTTCTTGTTACGGGTCCTACAGGGCATGGAAAATCAACAACACTTGCGGCAATGATTGACGAAATAAATATGAAATTTTCAAAGCATATCGTGACCATTGAAGATCCAATTGAATACCTCTTTAGGCACAAGCGGTCCGTGGTTGTTCAGAGAGAGCTTGGCTCAGACACCTTGTCGTTTCCCTCAGCATTACGTGCAGCACTTCGTGAAGATCCAGATGTAATTCTTGTAGGAGAAATGAGAGACCTTGATACAATTTCAACTGCCTTGACCGCAGCAGAAACAGGACATTTGGTTTTTGCAACACTGCATACGAACTCTGCTGCGCAATCCATTGATAGAATTGTAGACGTTTTCCCTCCGCATCAACAAGAACAGGTAAAAATGCAACTTTCATCAGTTTTACTTGCAATATTCTCCCAACAACTCATACAAAAGAAAGACAAAAAGGGACTTGTTCTTGCAACAGAGGTACTCATTGCAACGCCTGCTGTAAGAAACCTCATAAGAGAAGGAAAGACTCATATGATTCCGTCAATAATTCAAACCTCATCAAATGTTGGTATGCAAACAATGGAACAATCTCTTAAAGAACTCGTTCTAAGGGGAGACATAACATACGAAGATGGCCTAAGATACGCATTTAATAAAGAAAACTTTGTACATCTAATGGAAAGGTGATGGGATATGCCACAATTCGAATACAAAGTAATTACAGCATCGGGCGGTGCTTTAACGGGCCGCTTAGAAGGGAATAGCGTTCAAGATGCTGCAGAAATTTTACGAAGTAAAGGATACAGGATTATATACATAAAGGAATTGAGAGGTCTATCCTTTGGTAGAAAAAGATCCGAAGGCGGATTTCTTTCACGCTTTCAAGGTGTTAGCGTAAGAGACCTTTCCATTTTCACAAACCAATTTGGCACAATGCTCAATGCGGGGCTTTCAATCTCAAGAGCACTTGCCGTCCTCGAAAAACAGACTTCAAACCCGAAACTTGTTTCTATTATAAGAGAACTTGGTGAAGAGGTTAAAAAAGGAAATCAACTATCGGCTGCACTTAAAAAGTTCCCGCAGGTATTTTCACCGCTTTATATAAGCATGGTGCAAGCAGGTGAAACATCAGGTAATTTAGGACAAGCGCTCATCACAATGAGTTCTTTCTTGCAGAGAGATTACGAAACGAGGAACAAAATAAAAGGTGCGATGACATACCCTGTTGCAGTACTTGGGTTTGCAATTCTTATTGTAGTTGGACTTTTTATTTTTGTCATACCTACTTTTGAAGGCTTCCTAACCGAATTAGGCGCACCACTTCCTGCAATTACAAAGATGATATTTGCTTTTGCAAATTTTCTTATTCACTACATATGGGTTATTATTGCAATCATTATTGCTTCAATAATTGCATTTAGAAGATGGGTGAGAACACCTGGTGGAAGAAGAAGTGTTGATGCACTAAAGCTAAGGATGCCTCTTATATCTCAATTAACACTTAAATCTTCAATGGCAAGGTTCTCTGACACACTTGCAACATTATTTTCAGCAGGTATTCCTATCATTGATTGCCTACAAACCGTTAGAGGCGTTATCGATAATGTGATTATTGCAGAAAAAATTGATGGTATCATTGATGCAATTAAAAAGGGCGAGGCACTTTCTTCTGCACTTGAAAAAAGTGGGATGTTTACTCCAATGGTATATGATATGACTGCAATTGGTGAAGAAAGTGGTAGCCTTGATAAAATGCTAAAGAAAGTTTCAGAATTTTATAATGAAGAGGTAAATTATCTTATAAACAATATTTCCGCACTTATTAATCCAATAATGATGGTCGGTGTTGGAGGACTCATTGGAGGAACTCTTATAGGACTGTATCTTCCAGTCTTCCAGATGGCTTCGTATATTAAGTAGTAAAACTCTCTTTTTGCAATTGTATATCATAGTGAAGGTAAGTAAGAATTCTGCCATTCCAGAAGCTTTAGCCTGAGGAATACCTAATTTAAAGGAGGATTAATAAAGTTCTCCTCGAAATCTTTCTTAAATGGTAAAGAGTTTTTTCTGGGACGTTGAGTGGATTGTTTCCCTTTCAGGTTTTTTGGCATTTCATGGAGCAAATAAAATTAGCGAGGAGGAATCTCATCTTTTAATTAGAGGGGGACTTACAATTCTCCCCCTCTAACTCCCCCTTAAAGGCTAAGAAAATTTTTTATTTTTAGGGTGGAGTTGGAGGAGGGTATCCTAATTTAGAGGGGGACCTATAAGGCTCCCCCTCTAACTCCCCCTGAAAGGAGGAGATCCCTCACATTCGTTCGGGATGACTTCAGTTAGAAAGGGGCACATCCCCTTTCTAACTTACCCCTAAGGATAAAAAGATTTTTAATGTTTATGGGGGGGTACTGAGGGGGGTATTTCCCCCTCAGATTTAAAAGATTACTTATTTTTCTAACAACTTATTGAAATCATTGTAATCTATTCCCATCTGCTTTAAGATGCTTCTGAAAGTTCCCAAAGGAATTTCCTTTTTGTTCATAGGAAGTATTACAATTTTACCAATTTCGTTTTTAAATTTACCGTGAGAACCTTTTTGAGAAACAAGTTTAAAATTAAGCTTCTTTAGTACCACTATAATTTCATCTGATGAATATAATTTAGACATTTATGCTCTCTTTACCAAGCATTACTCTATCTACCTTTTGTAACTCAATATTCTCGCCCTCTAAATACAGTTCAACAGCTTCTCTGAGATTCTTAATCGCTTCATCAATTGTTTCACCAAATGAAGAAACCTCAACATTTAGACATTGAGCAACATAATATTTGCCCTCCTGCCACAAAACAAAATCTATTTCTTTCACTTGCTCACCTCCTATACTAATAAGACGCCTTCAACTATAATAAGCATTATTCTATTCTTCGTTTATATCATAATACAAATCCATAAAAAATCAACGAATTAGACATAAATAAAAGTAAATTTTACAATTATTATACCTGTCTTTTTTTACTTCTCAAGGTAACAAACATACACCTCTTATTCAACTTCCCTTTAACGGCAGAGATTTCCCCTCACTGCGTCCGTCCGAAATGACTCACACTTCGTCATTCCGAAGGAGCGTAAGCGACTGAGGAATCTCATCTTTTAATTAGAGGGGGACTTACGATTCTCCCCCTCTAACTTCCCCTTTCAGGGAGAGTATTTTTGTTTTTTGTAGTGGAGTATTAAGGAAGTTTGCATACCTCCTTGATTTGGTTAGCTTTCTTTCTTGTAAGGTACTCCGTCTGCAGCAGGACCGATTGCCTTTCCTACAACACCAATAAGTGCACCAATGGTAAGGATATATGGTAATGCAAGATAGAAACCCACAGGAATCTTTGCTGCAATTCCCTTGGCAATAGCCTGAAGTAAGAACTGCAAAACCTGTGCAGAAGCAAAGAGGAATGTTGCCCACATTGCACCGATTGGAGTCCATTTACCAAATATCATAGCGGCAAGTCCAATAAACCCCTTACCTGCGGCCATTCCTGTCTCAACAAAAGATGACATTGTGCCTAAAGAAAGTGCAACTCCACCCAGGGCTGCAATAATACTTCCTAAAATAACTGCAAACCATTTGATTCTCATAACGTTAACTCCAAGCGTCTCTGCAGCAAGGGGATATTCACCAACCGATCGAATCCTTAATCCCAAAACAGTGTGGTAAAGAAGGAAGTGCAATACAAAAACAAGAATAAGAGATAGCCATATAAATATATGAAGATGTGCAAATGCTCCAAGAATCGGGATTCCTTCCAAAAATTTTAGATTTACTAAATGTTTCGGATCGCCAAAATACGGAACTGTTGGCGAGTATCCAGTTGTCTTAAAGATCCATTCAAGGAAATACCTTATGCCGCCTGCTGCAACGACATTTATAGCAACACCTGAAACAATCTGATCGCCTGCCCATTTTACTGTAATATAAGCATGGAATGCACCAAGAAGCGCTCCAATACCGATACCCCAAAGCAGTCCTACCCAGGGATTCCTTGATACAAACGCACCCCATACACCAAAAAATGCTGCAAATCGCATAATACCTTCTAAGGCGATATTTACAACGCCTGCATTTTCAGAAATTACACCCCCAAGTGCTGCAAATAAAATTGGTGCAGCAAAATCAAGCATCTGTGCTAAAGATTGGTTAATTAAAAATGTCCAGTTCATGCTACACCTTCCTTTTTTCTAACAAGAACTTTTGTAAGCATATACCTTATAAGTTCATTTAAAGCAATAAATGCAACAATAAGCCCTTCAATTATGGCAGGGAATGTCTTAGGAATTCGAGCAAGTTGCACTGCTGTTGCACCAGTCCTTAGAGCACCTATAAGTATTGATGAAAATAAGATACCTACAGGTTCATTTCCACCAATAAGAGCAACTGCAATTCCATCAAAACCATACCCACCTTCAAACACTGGTGGATACTGTCCCAAAAAACCTAAAACAACAAAAGAGCCACCAAGCGCTGCAATTGCTCCACTTATAAACATAATTTGCATTATTCTTTTTTCAGTATTAACACCGCCAATCTTTGGTGCTTCCATATTGGTAATTGCCGTATATCCCATTGCTCTTAACTCATAACCAAATACTGTCCTGTATAGTATAAACCACGCAATATAAATAATAACAAACATTATAAGAATGCTAATATTAAGTCTTGTACCCGGTAGAATTATAGGGAGCCTTGCAGAAGGCGAAACATAAGGAGTTCCTGAAACTCCTGTAGCGACATCGGCAGCCATTGGGCCTGTTACAAGCCACCCTTCAATGAGATGAAAAGCAATCCAGTTTAGCATTATTGTAACAATCGTTTCGTTTATACCTTTCTTTGCCTTTAAATAACCTGCAATAAGTCCCCATATTCCACCCACAATTATTACCATTATCAAGATTATAGGAATATGGATTATTCCAGGTAAATCATAAAGTGGTTTCCAATACCCAAAGAATGCTGCAGTTATAGCACCTACTATAAACTGACCTTCTGCACCGATAGAGAAGAGTCCTGCACGCGCTGGAAGTGCAAAGGCAAGACCCGTGGAAAGAAAAAGTGCTGTGTAAAGAAGCATTTCCGCAAAATGACTAATAAAATAAGGCCCTGGAATGAGTCCAGATGCACTAAACATCAACTTATACGCAAGAAACGGATCTCGTCCCGTTGATGCAATAAATATTGCACCAAAAATGAGAGCAATAATTATGGAAGTAATTGGGACTAAGATATTCATCCACCAATTTTCTTCACGCCTGTGCACAAAAATCTTATAAAAAACCTCTTTCATTGTAGCACCTTCCTTTTGAGGCCGAGCATCATTTCACCAAGTTCTTCTTCGGTAGTCTCCTCAGGTATTGTTTCGCCTACGATTTCTCCCTTATATAGAACAAGAATTCTATCGGCAAGTCCCATAACCTCTGAAAGCTCCAAAGAAATGAGAAGTATACCAATACCTTTTTTCTTTTCCTCGATGAGCCAACGATAAACGAATTCCATTGCGCCAACATCAAGACCGCGAGTAGGTTGGGACGCAAGCAAAAACCTGTGTTTTGCCGAAAGTTCTCTTGCCAAAATTATCTTTTGCTGGTTTCCACCAGAGAAATTCTGTGCTTTCATGTAAGGTTCTGGTGGTCGCACGTCAAATTCCTGAAGTTTTCTTGTTGCATATTCGTCAA contains the following coding sequences:
- a CDS encoding fumarylacetoacetate hydrolase family protein, whose translation is MKLFVFEKDSFLNVGIEDDGHKVDVNKLSEAMEHIGEREAPYIDSVSSAIENFEDIKKMIAWGKKTFKEQFYELFKVNVKKYYPPIDKSSMVICLGKNYLEHAKETGGDIPEEPILFGKFATLSITDSDIIMYPKWATRIDPEPELALVIGKECKDIHKKDAFDCVFGYTIVNDITERDIEFKDMKKGLPWFRSKNFDTSLSIGPYIVTKDEIKDPHNLEIELYINGILKQKGNTKDMIFKIDETIAYISKYFTLNPGDVISTGTIPGILPLQKEDEVIVKIEKIGELKNKVSR
- a CDS encoding amidohydrolase; the protein is MLIKNITILDFENLSTQENLDIKIEQNKIVKVGVINDSDSEVIDGSSLYVIPGLINTHAHTAMVFLRGSAEDVTSSDWFNNHIWIYEKNIQKGDVYLGTLLGAIEMISSGITTVFDHYFNMEEALSAYKDLGMRADLSYTMFGAGENAQENFKNAMNFIEKYNGVNELFTISLGPHSPYVCPKEFLEDISRIRIDLGLKVHLHISEEPWQVEKSIKEYGMTPIEFIDSIGLLDENTILAHAYYSTDSDLDLIKKRNSNIAHAPKTYLKFAWVNNFLNRAIEKDVNVSFATDGAASNSNYSIFEVSRLSAFLGKVASGNPTSTKIGDVLRLFAKGEKFLKKPISKIKVGYLADLVFLDKYSPRLNPTINIFANILYSISEADIRMVMINGKIVYKDGEIFGYKKERIIESINKVGKRLVRKNTDKPMQMFG
- a CDS encoding tetratricopeptide repeat protein, with the protein product MSALFGKKDFRRELLNLIKKGDIKGACDYAIKNALNYEELGNFDEAILVLKTLVELLEENRIDKKDCFELALEKMTSLYIEIDEVDKIIENSIKLAKLKIELGKTTDAVQLLKIIDLRYKLNTSQLKEIANIYISIGHYPNALRLIDRVLQKEKDKELIKLAGDILFNTSDFEKALEYFKALSVVDPENTYAKKKIDEIEHVLKVLSKSNKNIESLTLPKEELKKEEPLIEEKPEVMPTKETLEKVAPSEEQAKKETREEKTTPNETEILENRIKEKIREESTIEKMEVVEENKVKTTNIESVSPKTIEEKTTKTSKPQRISLEDLPEYINALTNIEKGDVKEGVKLLETLALDFEGKDIDTAIEIYEKILLIDPANVSIARRISKILLEQGRTKEAIFYLRSASNSADPKTRLEALLSLKELIKDDKNILMRIFDTYIELGQIEDAIDIIKQFPEEDLTPVLEKLFNFVKDSINLLYKVSKLMNSKKIDESLKFKYFYRTYELLSQSNDKVESIKWLIKAHSVRKLALEDYLKGAEILKYLKLPEEAEVIARSIYEYIELQNDPKKAYELSEVVINLNVNKPLYYAKHLDLAKRTGENDIVLAMVDKLISHNAVQYAELVYDSLKDLFKDLDTQNLVRLANYFEVAGFSNAAYEVNLEILKKDPLNSNALAKTFIYAVEKGDEKEVLSFLDKFPPSSSYASIIEPVIEKYSNLKSKNPFDPTYHFIIGFLYFFIERYEEAVAYFQFVIRSNRSKPLMRLMLSICFEKMLLYDFALKQLELGITEDGTPEVKKELLYRYAVMKKNIGDVISSRKALTELLKMGDYKDAKVLLETLPQEGKIIDIRGEEK
- a CDS encoding spherulation-specific family 4 protein; its protein translation is MKMIIFFRKIAILLFVFLFLFFQISNTFSITPIYKKVFSNVILVPAYFGESSTEFNKLITYKSTNSTIFAIINVDNGPGSEKLDFYSLTVRRLSLSSKKVVGYVYTSYGKRNINLVKQDIDKWYSFYKNIKGIFLDETLDTTEALEYYKTLYQYIKSKYRGTVIINPGTNFTPSLINYCDYAVVFEGSPDELANFTIDNSLNKYISKLIALVYGADQNKLENIKTLLANIGLKNYYITCDTLPNPWDTFSNCMPQE